In a genomic window of Pelodiscus sinensis isolate JC-2024 chromosome 32, ASM4963464v1, whole genome shotgun sequence:
- the LOC142823078 gene encoding killer cell lectin-like receptor subfamily B member 1B allele C, translating to MEGYTVLNLRSREKQPDCPTLAAAQGAPPCPRWHRIAIGVGWAGNIILIIAVIALRIWVLQLYISARGQTRVALNTSENNETRIVNSTEGSSSLEDFRSRLKSILCEPPNGSSAGGAGCKLCPTDWLLRGDKCYWLSKGPNNWNWSRDDCSGKRSRLLVLQSQEELDFIQNVTQDGKNVWIGLKVTPPGGKWTWVDGSPLDPARFPVSGSVDGNSCGYIRGRKIQSETCGATYRWICQKEAAVI from the exons ATGGAGGGCTACACAGTATTAAACCTCCGGTCAAGGGAGAAGCAGCCAGACTGCCCTACTTTGGCTGCAGCCCAAG GTGCCCCTCCGTGTCCCCGGTGGCATCGCATCGCTATAGGGGTCGGCTGGGCTGGGAACATCATCCTGATAATAGCTGTGATAGCGCTGAGGATTTGGG TGTTACAGTTGTATATCTCTGCTAGAGGAcagaccagggtggctctgaacACATCAGAGAATAATGAAACCAGAATTGTCAATAGCACTGAAGGCAGCTCCAGCCTGGAGGATTTCCGGTCTCGCTTGAAATCAATTCTATGTGAGCCCCCCAATGGCAGCTCAGCAG ggggcgccgggtgcAAACTCTGCCCCACGGACTGGCTGCTGCGTGGGGACAAGTGCTACTGGCTGTCGAAAGGGCCTAACAACTGGAACTGGAGCCGGGACGACTGCTCGGGGAAGCGCTCGCGACTGCTCGTGCTCCAGAGCCAGGAGGAACTG GATTTCATACAGAATGTGACACAAGATGGAAAAAACGTCTGGATCGGACTTAAAGTGACACCCCCCGGGGGGAAGTGGACCTGGGTGGACGGCTCCCCGTTAGATCCAGCCCG CTTCCCGGTCTCAGGCTCTGTGGATGGGAACAGCTGCGGTTACATCAGAGGCAGAAAGATTCAGTCTGAGACGTGTGGAGCTACTTACAGATGGATCTGCCAGAAGGAAGCTGCCGTGATATAA
- the LOC102450130 gene encoding antigen-presenting glycoprotein CD1d-like isoform X2: MALGSGGRYFRLQELGEGEGLSLGQALALAARNPSSALPLLPGWLGPDWLGAGSCPDWSEQKETNERSCQGGVCPGAEPRAASPPLPTESLALRLLLTSLFPNASAVTVAAKVLLGDLETHALDSRTGAIRFLQPWAQEGLSPREWQDLEQVAAQSLADFVRTVTEIAREQGIDYPFVAQASIGCELRPNGPSRGFYDIAGNGQAVVSFDEEAGTWVARSADGLARYTQDLLNRDWSTSTRLQYFLKISCIYVLQTFARHGNASLARRERPIAVVFAREPPPTGPPASLLLVCRVTGFYPRTVHVAWLQDGEEVGPGRQLDSTGTLPNADLTYQLRSSLAVGPGDGHSYTCWVEHSSLGGQSLLIPWGQSWRWGPGLAVGIALGALAVATLAVLLWRCRLRVYQDVGPASGDTSPGVGTGPSPGDLELVAGSGPGSRAEGTTDGAGSEQCENGALGAGWDSSPVGTLGAHWTCGRIMGWLRARSHSEPGLPCTIQ, translated from the exons atggccctaGGGAGCGGCGGCAGGTACTTCCGGCTGCAggaactgggggaaggggagggtctgagcctggggcaggccctgGCACTTGCTGCCAGGAATCCCTCTTCTGCCCTGCCGCTGCTTCCCGGCTGGCtcggccctgattggcttggggctggcagctgcccgGACTGGTCTGAGCAGAAAGAGACAAATGAGAGAAGTTGCCAGGGCGGCGTGTGCCCTGGGGCGGAACCGAGAGCAG cctccccccctctccccacagagtCTCTCGCcctccggctcctcctcacctccctcttccccaacgCCAGCGCCGTGACCGTGGCAGCCAAGGTCCTGCTGGGCGACCTGGAGACCCACGCCCTGGACAGCCGCACGGGGGCCATCCGTttcctgcagccctgggcccagGAGGGGCTGAGCCCCCGGGAGTGGCAGGACCTGGAGCAGGTGGCCGCTCAGTCCCTGGCCGACTTCGTCCGGACAGTGACCGAGATAGCCCGGGAGCAGGGAATAGACT acccctttGTGGCCCAGGCCTCCATCGGCTGCGAGCTGCGCCCCAATGGCCCCTCCCGGGGCTTCTACGACATTGCGGGCAATGGCCAGGCCGTTGTCAGCTTCGACGAGGAGGCTGGCACCTGGGTGGCTCGCTCGGCGGACGGGCTGGCGCGTTACACCCAGGACCTGCTCAACAGGGACTGGAGCACATCCACCAGGCTGCAGTATTTTCTAAAAATTTCCTGCATCTACGTGCTCCAGACCTTTGCCCGACATGGGAACGCCTCCCTGGCTAGGCGAG AGCGGCCCATCGCCGTGGTGTTTGCCCGAGAGCCTCCCCCCACCGGCCCCCCCGCATCGTTACTGCTGGTTTGCCGGGTCACCGGGTTCTACCCCCGGACCGTCCACGTGGCCTGGCTGCAggacggggaggaggtggggccgggccggcagcTGGACTCCACTGGGACCCTGCCCAACGCCGACCTGACCTACCAGCTGCGCAGCTCCCTGGCCGTGGGGCCGGGCGACGGGCACAGCTACACCTGCTGGGTGGAGCACAGCAGCCTGGGGGGCCAGAGCCTGCTGATCCCCTGGG GGCAGAGCTGGCGCTGGGGCCCCGGCCTGGCTGTGGGCATCGCCCTGGGAGCTCTAGCCGTAGCCACCCTGGCCGTGTTGCTGTGGCGGTGCAGACTCAG GGTCTACCAGGACGTCGGACCAGCCTCAGGTGACACCAGCCCAGGTGTGGGGACCGGCCCCTCTCCTGGGGATCTGGAGCTTgtggcaggatcagggcctggctccagggcGGAGGGCACCACAGATGGGGCTGGATCAGAGCAATGCGAGAACGGGGCCTTGGGGGCCGGCTGGGATTCTTCTCCAGTTGGGACATTGGGGGCACACTGGACATGTGGACGCATCATGGggtggctgagagccaggagccactCGGAGCCGGGGCTGCCCTGCACCATTCAATAA
- the LOC102450130 gene encoding antigen-presenting glycoprotein CD1d-like isoform X4, whose protein sequence is MEKPQEFPLFLGSRSRSKKIRTGLDSSSPPLPTESLALRLLLTSLFPNASAVTVAAKVLLGDLETHALDSRTGAIRFLQPWAQEGLSPREWQDLEQVAAQSLADFVRTVTEIAREQGIDYPFVAQASIGCELRPNGPSRGFYDIAGNGQAVVSFDEEAGTWVARSADGLARYTQDLLNRDWSTSTRLQYFLKISCIYVLQTFARHGNASLARRERPIAVVFAREPPPTGPPASLLLVCRVTGFYPRTVHVAWLQDGEEVGPGRQLDSTGTLPNADLTYQLRSSLAVGPGDGHSYTCWVEHSSLGGQSLLIPWGQSWRWGPGLAVGIALGALAVATLAVLLWRCRLRVYQDVGPASGDTSPGVGTGPSPGDLELVAGSGPGSRAEGTTDGAGSEQCENGALGAGWDSSPVGTLGAHWTCGRIMGWLRARSHSEPGLPCTIQ, encoded by the exons cctccccccctctccccacagagtCTCTCGCcctccggctcctcctcacctccctcttccccaacgCCAGCGCCGTGACCGTGGCAGCCAAGGTCCTGCTGGGCGACCTGGAGACCCACGCCCTGGACAGCCGCACGGGGGCCATCCGTttcctgcagccctgggcccagGAGGGGCTGAGCCCCCGGGAGTGGCAGGACCTGGAGCAGGTGGCCGCTCAGTCCCTGGCCGACTTCGTCCGGACAGTGACCGAGATAGCCCGGGAGCAGGGAATAGACT acccctttGTGGCCCAGGCCTCCATCGGCTGCGAGCTGCGCCCCAATGGCCCCTCCCGGGGCTTCTACGACATTGCGGGCAATGGCCAGGCCGTTGTCAGCTTCGACGAGGAGGCTGGCACCTGGGTGGCTCGCTCGGCGGACGGGCTGGCGCGTTACACCCAGGACCTGCTCAACAGGGACTGGAGCACATCCACCAGGCTGCAGTATTTTCTAAAAATTTCCTGCATCTACGTGCTCCAGACCTTTGCCCGACATGGGAACGCCTCCCTGGCTAGGCGAG AGCGGCCCATCGCCGTGGTGTTTGCCCGAGAGCCTCCCCCCACCGGCCCCCCCGCATCGTTACTGCTGGTTTGCCGGGTCACCGGGTTCTACCCCCGGACCGTCCACGTGGCCTGGCTGCAggacggggaggaggtggggccgggccggcagcTGGACTCCACTGGGACCCTGCCCAACGCCGACCTGACCTACCAGCTGCGCAGCTCCCTGGCCGTGGGGCCGGGCGACGGGCACAGCTACACCTGCTGGGTGGAGCACAGCAGCCTGGGGGGCCAGAGCCTGCTGATCCCCTGGG GGCAGAGCTGGCGCTGGGGCCCCGGCCTGGCTGTGGGCATCGCCCTGGGAGCTCTAGCCGTAGCCACCCTGGCCGTGTTGCTGTGGCGGTGCAGACTCAG GGTCTACCAGGACGTCGGACCAGCCTCAGGTGACACCAGCCCAGGTGTGGGGACCGGCCCCTCTCCTGGGGATCTGGAGCTTgtggcaggatcagggcctggctccagggcGGAGGGCACCACAGATGGGGCTGGATCAGAGCAATGCGAGAACGGGGCCTTGGGGGCCGGCTGGGATTCTTCTCCAGTTGGGACATTGGGGGCACACTGGACATGTGGACGCATCATGGggtggctgagagccaggagccactCGGAGCCGGGGCTGCCCTGCACCATTCAATAA
- the LOC102450130 gene encoding antigen-presenting glycoprotein CD1d-like isoform X3: MALGSGGRYFRLQELGEGEGLSLGQALALAARNPSSALPLLPGWLGPDWLGAGSCPDWSEQKETNERSCQGGVCPGAEPRAGGCLGPTSHCPETHSSVGFPARMLLPLLLLPWAWGALAASPPLPTESLALRLLLTSLFPNASAVTVAAKVLLGDLETHALDSRTGAIRFLQPWAQEGLSPREWQDLEQVAAQSLADFVRTVTEIAREQGIDYPFVAQASIGCELRPNGPSRGFYDIAGNGQAVVSFDEEAGTWVARSADGLARYTQDLLNRDWSTSTRLQYFLKISCIYVLQTFARHGNASLARRERPIAVVFAREPPPTGPPASLLLVCRVTGFYPRTVHVAWLQDGEEVGPGRQLDSTGTLPNADLTYQLRSSLAVGPGDGHSYTCWVEHSSLGGQSLLIPWGSTRTSDQPQVTPAQVWGPAPLLGIWSLWQDQGLAPGRRAPQMGLDQSNARTGPWGPAGILLQLGHWGHTGHVDASWGG; encoded by the exons atggccctaGGGAGCGGCGGCAGGTACTTCCGGCTGCAggaactgggggaaggggagggtctgagcctggggcaggccctgGCACTTGCTGCCAGGAATCCCTCTTCTGCCCTGCCGCTGCTTCCCGGCTGGCtcggccctgattggcttggggctggcagctgcccgGACTGGTCTGAGCAGAAAGAGACAAATGAGAGAAGTTGCCAGGGCGGCGTGTGCCCTGGGGCGGAACCGAGAGCAGGTGGGTGCCTGGGCCCCACGTCCCACTGCCCTGAAACCCACTCAAGTGTGGGTTTCCCTGCCAGgatgctgctccctctgctgctcctcccctgggcgtggggggccctggctg cctccccccctctccccacagagtCTCTCGCcctccggctcctcctcacctccctcttccccaacgCCAGCGCCGTGACCGTGGCAGCCAAGGTCCTGCTGGGCGACCTGGAGACCCACGCCCTGGACAGCCGCACGGGGGCCATCCGTttcctgcagccctgggcccagGAGGGGCTGAGCCCCCGGGAGTGGCAGGACCTGGAGCAGGTGGCCGCTCAGTCCCTGGCCGACTTCGTCCGGACAGTGACCGAGATAGCCCGGGAGCAGGGAATAGACT acccctttGTGGCCCAGGCCTCCATCGGCTGCGAGCTGCGCCCCAATGGCCCCTCCCGGGGCTTCTACGACATTGCGGGCAATGGCCAGGCCGTTGTCAGCTTCGACGAGGAGGCTGGCACCTGGGTGGCTCGCTCGGCGGACGGGCTGGCGCGTTACACCCAGGACCTGCTCAACAGGGACTGGAGCACATCCACCAGGCTGCAGTATTTTCTAAAAATTTCCTGCATCTACGTGCTCCAGACCTTTGCCCGACATGGGAACGCCTCCCTGGCTAGGCGAG AGCGGCCCATCGCCGTGGTGTTTGCCCGAGAGCCTCCCCCCACCGGCCCCCCCGCATCGTTACTGCTGGTTTGCCGGGTCACCGGGTTCTACCCCCGGACCGTCCACGTGGCCTGGCTGCAggacggggaggaggtggggccgggccggcagcTGGACTCCACTGGGACCCTGCCCAACGCCGACCTGACCTACCAGCTGCGCAGCTCCCTGGCCGTGGGGCCGGGCGACGGGCACAGCTACACCTGCTGGGTGGAGCACAGCAGCCTGGGGGGCCAGAGCCTGCTGATCCCCTGGG GGTCTACCAGGACGTCGGACCAGCCTCAGGTGACACCAGCCCAGGTGTGGGGACCGGCCCCTCTCCTGGGGATCTGGAGCTTgtggcaggatcagggcctggctccagggcGGAGGGCACCACAGATGGGGCTGGATCAGAGCAATGCGAGAACGGGGCCTTGGGGGCCGGCTGGGATTCTTCTCCAGTTGGGACATTGGGGGCACACTGGACATGTGGACGCATCATGGggtggctga
- the LOC102450130 gene encoding antigen-presenting glycoprotein CD1d-like isoform X1 gives MALGSGGRYFRLQELGEGEGLSLGQALALAARNPSSALPLLPGWLGPDWLGAGSCPDWSEQKETNERSCQGGVCPGAEPRAGGCLGPTSHCPETHSSVGFPARMLLPLLLLPWAWGALAASPPLPTESLALRLLLTSLFPNASAVTVAAKVLLGDLETHALDSRTGAIRFLQPWAQEGLSPREWQDLEQVAAQSLADFVRTVTEIAREQGIDYPFVAQASIGCELRPNGPSRGFYDIAGNGQAVVSFDEEAGTWVARSADGLARYTQDLLNRDWSTSTRLQYFLKISCIYVLQTFARHGNASLARRERPIAVVFAREPPPTGPPASLLLVCRVTGFYPRTVHVAWLQDGEEVGPGRQLDSTGTLPNADLTYQLRSSLAVGPGDGHSYTCWVEHSSLGGQSLLIPWGQSWRWGPGLAVGIALGALAVATLAVLLWRCRLRVYQDVGPASGDTSPGVGTGPSPGDLELVAGSGPGSRAEGTTDGAGSEQCENGALGAGWDSSPVGTLGAHWTCGRIMGWLRARSHSEPGLPCTIQ, from the exons atggccctaGGGAGCGGCGGCAGGTACTTCCGGCTGCAggaactgggggaaggggagggtctgagcctggggcaggccctgGCACTTGCTGCCAGGAATCCCTCTTCTGCCCTGCCGCTGCTTCCCGGCTGGCtcggccctgattggcttggggctggcagctgcccgGACTGGTCTGAGCAGAAAGAGACAAATGAGAGAAGTTGCCAGGGCGGCGTGTGCCCTGGGGCGGAACCGAGAGCAGGTGGGTGCCTGGGCCCCACGTCCCACTGCCCTGAAACCCACTCAAGTGTGGGTTTCCCTGCCAGgatgctgctccctctgctgctcctcccctgggcgtggggggccctggctg cctccccccctctccccacagagtCTCTCGCcctccggctcctcctcacctccctcttccccaacgCCAGCGCCGTGACCGTGGCAGCCAAGGTCCTGCTGGGCGACCTGGAGACCCACGCCCTGGACAGCCGCACGGGGGCCATCCGTttcctgcagccctgggcccagGAGGGGCTGAGCCCCCGGGAGTGGCAGGACCTGGAGCAGGTGGCCGCTCAGTCCCTGGCCGACTTCGTCCGGACAGTGACCGAGATAGCCCGGGAGCAGGGAATAGACT acccctttGTGGCCCAGGCCTCCATCGGCTGCGAGCTGCGCCCCAATGGCCCCTCCCGGGGCTTCTACGACATTGCGGGCAATGGCCAGGCCGTTGTCAGCTTCGACGAGGAGGCTGGCACCTGGGTGGCTCGCTCGGCGGACGGGCTGGCGCGTTACACCCAGGACCTGCTCAACAGGGACTGGAGCACATCCACCAGGCTGCAGTATTTTCTAAAAATTTCCTGCATCTACGTGCTCCAGACCTTTGCCCGACATGGGAACGCCTCCCTGGCTAGGCGAG AGCGGCCCATCGCCGTGGTGTTTGCCCGAGAGCCTCCCCCCACCGGCCCCCCCGCATCGTTACTGCTGGTTTGCCGGGTCACCGGGTTCTACCCCCGGACCGTCCACGTGGCCTGGCTGCAggacggggaggaggtggggccgggccggcagcTGGACTCCACTGGGACCCTGCCCAACGCCGACCTGACCTACCAGCTGCGCAGCTCCCTGGCCGTGGGGCCGGGCGACGGGCACAGCTACACCTGCTGGGTGGAGCACAGCAGCCTGGGGGGCCAGAGCCTGCTGATCCCCTGGG GGCAGAGCTGGCGCTGGGGCCCCGGCCTGGCTGTGGGCATCGCCCTGGGAGCTCTAGCCGTAGCCACCCTGGCCGTGTTGCTGTGGCGGTGCAGACTCAG GGTCTACCAGGACGTCGGACCAGCCTCAGGTGACACCAGCCCAGGTGTGGGGACCGGCCCCTCTCCTGGGGATCTGGAGCTTgtggcaggatcagggcctggctccagggcGGAGGGCACCACAGATGGGGCTGGATCAGAGCAATGCGAGAACGGGGCCTTGGGGGCCGGCTGGGATTCTTCTCCAGTTGGGACATTGGGGGCACACTGGACATGTGGACGCATCATGGggtggctgagagccaggagccactCGGAGCCGGGGCTGCCCTGCACCATTCAATAA